The following nucleotide sequence is from Fundulus heteroclitus isolate FHET01 chromosome 24, MU-UCD_Fhet_4.1, whole genome shotgun sequence.
GGCTAAGTAGTTTATAGCTATGTTAATTGATCTGTAAACAATGTATAACTCATCCATCACTCACCAAGTGTTTATTATACATTAAGGGTAAAGAGACAACTGACCAGTTTGTGCTTATAAGGTAGTAACGTAGTCTGACACGTTTAATCTAAGGATCGCTAGATGAAATATATAGTTGAACAGATTAGGCTCACTAGTTAGCAAGAAACTGGTCAGTTTTGTATCTTGCTCGCTCTTAATTAACGGATAGCAAAAACTTatgttgtaaaatgtttatatattaatCACTAACATATCTATAAAATCTTTATTAGCCATCTATAAAGGGAGACTTATTAGAAAGTGGCACCACGATTTGAAACCAGATTGGAAAATTTCAAGAACATCCTTTCCTAAAAGAAGGCCCAGTAAGTGGATGTACACAatagtgaatttctccattgtaagatcaataaagttaaattattttaatcttctccagcagctttggtataaaaggacatttaaaatcTAGTCTGCTGCTGTCTACTGAGAACTGCAGCATTCAAAcccaggttttttttaagcagagaAACGTCGACCGCGTCTCTAAAAATGGCTGCGACAGACCACAGAACAGAAGAACCCACAGTTGGCATCAGCTCTTTCAGCAGGTTTCAATACGAGCTCTGCTATGAATTTAGCACCGGATTAATGGTACACAGCACACattaatatctgaaaagtgGTTTAGTTCGGAGTCTTTTGACAGTTCTTTCAGCTTTCCGTGAGAATTTGGTGAGTAGCTTCTAGTTTGGCCTTCTTCCACTGTGCGACGGTCACATCTGGTGGCACGAGTCGATTAGTCACGACGCAGGCTTAGGTTTAAATAATCTGGCGTTTCATGGAAAATCCACAACAGTCTGACAGGCCAAACATGAGTGGATCCAGCTACGTCTCTACCACACAGACTCCTCTTATGTCCTCTCACACTCATCCAGATGCGACACCTTTTACATTTAGGCCTGCAAACTGGTTGCTAATTGAAGATTGGCATGAAGGCGCGCCGAACTGGTGCTTCCTTGGTTTGATACTGATCCCGGTAGCTTCTAATAGTCAGGAATAGGCGGTTTCTGTTTGTTAGCGTGGCTAAAACAATAGAGTTTGGACTCTTTGAATTACTTAGGtgttgttttgcaaaagggtagGGAAAACATCAATCCAACGAGGAATGGTTAACACGTCTGCTCAGTTTCTTTAAgcaggtcaaagcaatcaagaaaaactaaacagagAACCAGCCTGGGGAATTCAGGATAACGTTCAATGAGCCCAGGGCAATTATTAACCACAAATGCCACAAATGTGGTGTTAAGGAAGCATGGTAAGGGGAAAAAGCcatagttttgcttttttgtgatGGTCTCTTGTGTGAAATCCCAAAAAAAACTCATTGATTTTTGACGTGACAAAACGGGGGAACAgctcattttattaaaaggcaCAGTAAATGTCTCCGCATCATCAGGTTCTGCCACTTTCTGTGGGTGGACTCAGGTCAGCGACTTACCTCTCCTGTTTGCCTTCATTCGCTTCTCCTGGCAACACGGACAACGGCAGATTCCTTTTTGCGACAAACCGATAGTGATAGGATATTTGTGGCTCGCTTTAATCCATTTCCTTAGTTTTGTGATTGACAGCTTAGCTTTAATTGCCTAACAGTTTCCGCCACCTCCGTGCCCAGAGCGCTTTCCCCTGGAGTCAGACAGGAGTGGATCTGAGCTACTCCTCTGTTTCTACTTTCACATTGACCACAGAACAAAAGGGTGTACTCAAGAAAATCAGATTAGGagtgatttgtttttaaagaacagCGCCGCACCttgaaaatatacaaagaatcAGATCAGAAAAACGTTTTTGATAATGCGCAGATGACGtttttcatctgaaaaaaagCCTACATTACTCAACTCTGACGCGGCAAGTTAAtcttacagttaaaaaaaacaaaaaaaaacaaaacaaaagattgttgttttttttaaagagagtttttatttttcaaatgatgatgGTACAGACGACATGAAAGCACAGAGAGGAGGGGAATTTAATTCATCCAACATGTGGATAATACATGGTGAGGGCTGGGGGGGGCCAAGCAAGAGTACCAAATGGAGTAAAATATCGTATCAAAAGTTTCATTCATTttgttcatatatatatttatataggaCTAATAATTCTCTTTAACAATGCAAAGCAAGgaatgcccttttttttttccatggatCTTTAGCCTTGGCTTTCCTAGAGTGGAGCCGACTTTATTACTCATCCAAAACaggaagaagtaaaaaaagaagaacaaacagaaaaaaataaaaaaattaaacgaaAGAAAAgctggacacttttttttttttttgggaggcgATGGGGGGCGTCCTGAAGTCCTGTCCAATGTGGCGTTGAGTCGGATTTGCGGTGCGGCGGACCGGCGCCCCCCGGGGGGGGGTTTGGGTGTCTCGAGCGACGGCTGGCCTCAGCGGGTGAAAGTCTTCccgcttttgaaaaaaaaaaaaaaacacagacatggAAATCGATACAGAATTACACGAGTTGTTCAGCGAAAACAAAAGCAGTGAATAGTCAAAGCAGTCGTGAAAGTAAAACACGGCATTCttttcgtaaaaaaaaaagagccggATAGCATCCTGTGCCAGAAACTTcgatttttttaacaaagtactTTTGGCTTGGGTACTTTCGCAGCTTCCCTGTCGTCACTGCCGACATTAAAATCGTGTTTAACATTGTTTTCGTTTCATAGAAAGGGCACCTGGCCAAATGCTTCAGTGTGCGACTGGACCTCTGTCCCAGTGGGGGTCACTGGCGCCGCTACTGCTACCTTACCTTTTGGGTAAActggtttctttttatttaaaagtacacCTGCCCAAGTAGTTCTCTTACCTGGACAAATTAAAGCTGCTTTTACATTTAAGTTCTGCTTTCCTTTCATAGAGAGTGCCCCTGGCTCAGTAATTGTTAAGCCTTGATGGTTTATTACAGTCTATAAGCTACATCCACtcatttttgtttctccttCCCATAAAAAGCATCGCAggctaatatataaaaataataaatggacTGAAAGGATTTTATTCTTGCCAATTATAAAGTTTGCACACCCTCGACTGAATCAGGAAATACCAGGAGGTCCAGTCTTACCGCGTGATGCGGAGAAACATGAAAATTGAATCTAAAAAGTGAAACTATGCCTTACAAAAGCAGTTGGTTGCAATGTGGTCCGTCAGTAAAATATAcggaaacgttttttttttttttccgataATTCGGGTGCAGCTCATCTCTCATTAACGCAAACAATAAAAACCGATAGTGATAGGAGCTTTTCGGTATGCTCCAATCCTTTAAAAGGCTTCCAATTAAATGTACGACTGGCAGTTTCGTTCTTCCTTAACAACACCTGAGCTGCCAACAAACAATTCATGCAACGTCTTTATCTTCCTCCACAGAAAAGGCTACTGCAGGGGAAAGACACGTCTGCAGAACAAAGGCTCGCTGTGAACCGGTGGGGTAGTGTTAGCCTTTTCCCACCAGctgaacacaaacatggcaCCACCCTCAAAAGCACACAGACTGAGCGACTAAAGAAGGCCGATAAGTGGCTGCGTCTGAAATATGCGGAGATAGCGTATCCTGAATGAATCTGGTCGCTGCGTGAAAGCATCCAGTGACGGAAACATGTTTGTAATTCGGCTACATGACTACCAAAGTGTTTTAGAAAACAAACCTGATTACATCAAAAAGGAGGGagcggaaaaaaaaacaaaaaaaaagaaacattcccTGAAACATCGGCTTTGAAATCAAAAATTCGTGGAATCCCGCCCTCCGTGTGATCggctcatctgtttttttttgttgttgtttttttttaaactactcaCGACATGGTCTTCATCTCCTTCTTCTCGGCGTCGGGCCGGGCGCGGTTCAGCACCTTGAGGAAGTCCGACGTCTTGGCTCTCATGCGTGTGTGAATGTAGGCCTGGAAGGACAGGAGGACGAGGTGAGATAACAGGACGGCTCTCAGCTCATTTGTGCTGATTAATTTCAGCCAGACAATGTCTTGTtgcgtaaaaaaaacaaaaaaacactttgctgCTTTTGAACGTCGCATACCGAGACGCTGGAATGAGAGATTATACGTTTTAAGCGCATACCAACCCACGCCGGCCCCCGTCAATCTGCCTTTTGTTGACTCGGTGAGGTAAGAGCACTTAACAACCACTTCCACTATCTGCCGTCTGATCAGGATGTTTCCACAGAAGCCCAAAACTGATCTGATTGTAATTCTGCAGAAAAGCAGCTGGGATACAAATGCGTCAACATATTCAGGCCCCAGAACGCCTGTTCAGACAGGACCCTGTCCGTCCCTGCAGGGACCCTTATTTACATGTGCAGCTCAGCCGGGAGGCGGCGAGAGAAACGTGTTATTAAGTGGAGACGTCGCGCCGTTCAGACGCATTTCTCTTTGGTTTATTtaccgttgaagtaattttgggaaggggcgaaaatactggttagctgattggcctatgttggtgatagacgggccaaatgaaccaatcagatcaacgaagcatatgacgtactcgtcaacacaaccacaagccaagctactcttgctgctgcaggtaaaggctcgttagctcagcaaagaaatactctgtaattccgataaaacttgctctatagccacgctaacgctagtttcatcggcggAAGCCggcatgttctttagactgaactgtcgcgcttctcgttgcgtcacacctcaacccgcctcaaagccaacgctgattggacgttcgtttggtgaacggctccaaattttctttaacggaaagtagccagactgatctgcgagtgaaaccttgaaagctcgcgagatcaggatggtctcacgaggctgaCAGACTGCGGTCTTACGAGCGCGGCGCTCACCTTGGAGCACTTTATGTGGTAGTGCAGGTAGTCCCTGAAGGTGTGGATGAGGTTGATGGTGTTGTCTCTGGCGTTGGCGTTGGTGTGGCGAGGAAACAGCACTGCGGAGACGGAAGCGCGACACGTTAAGAGAGACGGTCAGAGCAAACCGACGGAGAGCGCGGCTCCGGCGGGCGCTACGCACCGAAGGTGATGTAGCCGATGTTGTCCCCGACGGCGGCGTCTGTGTCCTTCAGCTCCAGAGGAGGCTCCCTGTGGCTGAAGAGCACCTGGGGAGCTGTGTGGCTGGCCCTCCGACCCTCTTTGAACTCCTGCACGCAGAAACAGGCTCCGTTACAGCTGGTTATGTAACAGCATTTCACAGAACATTCGCCTTCTTACAGACGTcttgtttttactttgtaaatcATACAAagcgcttcatgcatgctcagtatgagggattgctgcaaagccatcaacaatgcagacgactgtccactgtggctctacgctctttcaggaggagtgaatgctgcttggagagacttgatgcaacctgctgggtttccttagataggaaactttctgaccaacctgtctggacaatatgatttaatttgactttataaagtacTTCAGATGACGTGTAtcattaattggcgctatataaataaatgctgtGTAACAAACTAGGctaaaaaacctaaaacaacaaaaaaaataaagcaacatcaCGGCCTTAGCTAAAATAAATCAGCTACAGATGAAAAGCAACATTCATCAGTTTGGAAAAAAGTCCTTTTGAATCGGCGAGAACCATTAATCCTCCCCTGGAGCGGCCGACCCACCACAAATGATGAGGTCACATCCTCATACTAAGGGTCTAACATGGTGGAggtggtgtgatggtctgggctgCTGTAAGACCGTAACTTCTCATAAATGATGGGAGCTTCAAGTCTATACCAGTAAATCATTAAGGAGGACGCCCAGCAATCTGTTCCCGGTTTATTCAGCAGGACAAAGGATCCAGAGAACATTAATGTTCATACAGAACCAGgattttaatctgaaaacatcaaaaaaagtgcattttattttaactctgACGCCGTCGCTCACCTGCATGAAGACTTTGCCGATGATGACGTCGTCGTCGTCTTTGAACACGGTGCTGAAGACAACCGTCACCCTGTCTTTCTTGGACTCCACGTACCTGCCGGTTCAGACGCATTTCGTTTAAGTACAGGTGGACCTAAAACTCAGCTggaaactagggctgaacgattttggaaaataatctaattgcgattttttttcttaatattgcgatttaatgcgattttttccccccagtttaatttatcatgtctttttaaacatatacaagcaactagggctgggtatcatctaggatgagccgattcgatacgattttCGATATAGCTcaccttgatttgatttgactccaatatcgatattattactttcaaatgctcaaagtcattcaatcaacaaaaccagccaaatattatatttatgttcaatttattgaacactgatatattaacaggaaaataaagtgcatttggttgaatgcatttaatgtatcacagaaaccaaaaacgtgcccaaacgtctgattttagagaTGAAGGTTAGGCTGCAATAGCGCCCCCTAGgtgttgggaggtatatcgatattgaaagccagaatatcggttttaaatcattaaaaaaaaaaaaaaaaaaaaaaaaaaaaaaaaatcgatattaatctttgtattgatttttatgcacagctctacaaacaacaaatcaatttgtttcctcgttgtgcagattagttgctaaaacacccgcagcatctaaactcagagcagtaatgattgcgttctgcctacaatatatttcaaccaaaattgtaattttgacttttctctgcattaaccacaagcaacaaaaatggcctctaaataaagatgtttgtaaacaaggactatttcaaatatgaacttttaatgtttttattaaatcagaatattattcaagagaaaagcttttagttgatttggacatcaatccttgttgaacataaagtgcagccaacaaacaagtctatgtattaaactgattgacctgtacttagtgctatgtatgattatataaactctaaaacaagtaatacaattagattatcttactgctgcaactgtcttcccttccatgtggaggcaaacccactttaaacattttaccaacacctaatggacgcgtctaattcactaattgttacatagccaaaaattgcagactctgcgatttggaaattgcgtttttttaaatcgcgattatattgaaaatgcgattaattgttctgCTCTACTGGAAACTGAACCTAAACGTCTAACAGCAGCAGGAACCTCGGGTCTAAAACTGGCCTCTGGAGGCCGGCTAAACAAACGGGAAGCTAAGCATCTGAATGTGACCACTTCCTGTCTGAGCTCACGCTTCACAGAACAACCCAACGGATCAGCGTACATGGACTCGTCGTCTCTGTAGTGGACCACGGCCCTCTGCTCGCCCTCCTTGCCCTCTTCCTGGAACTTGAAGTACTTCTCGAACACCGAAGCGAAGCAGTTCCTCTTGAGCATCCCGGCCTGGTGAACGACCTCGTCTTTGTTGGCGGGCAGCGCCTCCAGGTCGTAGAGCAGGGACACGTTGTAGCCTTGGGAGGGAGGACAGACAGATTTATGATAAAAGACGACATGAAAAACACCCAGCTGACAAATGGAAAGGGACTCAAACACCGCAGGACGACAGATTTATAACTCCGACAACCTACCAGCCTCTGTTGAAACCAGGAAGTTTCCGTAGACCCTCTTGAGTAACTgcaatgaaaaataatatttgtgtGACGCTTCTTAAATAAAAGATACAGCAGAACAAACAGTAAAGCGTTTAACGCAAAGAGTTGGAGAAACAACCCAACTTTGCTGATTCACTTCAAAAACTCAGTTCAAAGCTAAACTTTgacatatttcaagtgtttctGATGATTTGGATGATGAAATTTCCCTTAAGAATGCTTTATATACGGCTACTAatggaaaattgagtggaaggaaaaagagaCAAATGCATAGAAGCCACAGGGAAAGCTGTAGCCTTGTGGAGATCCAAAATAAAAGAGTTTCAGGGAGATTTCCGGAGTCCAGACTGCAGCTGGGTTTTCTGAGCCCTCCATAAATCaggcaaaaggagccccaacccAGACACTGTACAATAAACGGACAATAAACCcacatttctttattaaacATCCTCCTCTTATTGACCTTGTGTAACACTCTAGTTCTCtggattttgggttttcatcagctgtaagACATTAACATctgaatgtaaaaataaataatggatctctaataaataataaaatgagttTCGccttttgaactgaattaacaGAATAAATGTACTTGGCAACATTCTCATTTACTGAGATGAACCTTTATAACTTGGCTTAGCTGGAACTGACTCCCCTACGTAACATTTTTACTTTGGTCAACTTTACGTCACTTCTGGTCATGTGTGGGTGGAAAAcagttattttagttttattttattttctatttctgtgAACCAAGCGCGGAAACAGTCACGGTGTGATTTTCACGACGCTCAACACTTCCCTGATTTTCAGCAGCTCGTGTGAAATCACGAGGTGGAGGGAAGAGTCGTGGAGGAGTGGAGATCTTCTCCTCTAATGAGGGCCTGACTTTCTGAACAAACACTAACCAGGCCGAGCCACGCAGCTGTTAAAACACAAACCATGTTTGCAcgttcttcctctttttttttttttttttttttttggtcatcaACTTTGTGCTAAattaagaagaagaaatctttgaaATCAAAAACAGGCAAGAAAGAGTGGGAGCGAACCTTTTTTAGCACGATAACTTCCTCCTGATTTTCTTTCCAAATAAAATTTCTCCtttaggaggaggaggaggaggagggggaggaggaggagggaggggggtccTCTGACAAGCAGCCAAGCCATGAGCGCACGCCGCTGCTCGCAGTCAGCACTTCCTCGCCCGGGGTGAGTCACCCGagctcacttcctgtttctgcctgacacggcggcggcggctgcttTCTTCCTTACATGGCCACGGTGTTAGTGCTGGAGGtgcgcagagagagagagctgcttATCTCTCCCCTAAATCCTCCCAGGTTAGCGCAGCTTTTCAGAGTTTCGGCCTggggctggccgctgataatgCTGTGGCGTTTTTACACGCCTGCTGATACGCTATCGATGCTTGAAGAGGTTTATTCTGAGACGGGAGGAACAATGAGGGGCTCTTTTCTGGCCCAGCTCAAAACACAAACCCATTTTTGACACCTGGAAGCCTTCTTTTCGTGCGTTTATTCGTCGATAGGCTCCACTTCTtggcagctgctgcagcctgcCGTTCTCAGCGGTTACTGGGGCTTACCTCGTCAGCGCCgtgctcctgcagctccttgtAGAACTTCAGGGAGATGCTGACCATCACTTTGGTCTTGTCCCCGTTGGGGTTGGAGATGTGGTACAAGACGCCATCGAAGTCTGCAACGGGGGGGAGAACATCGGCAACGTCCGGAGACGATAAATTAGCTCTTTTGTGCTTTTTCGTGTCGGCacaaatataaatcaatcctctCCTCCACTTAAAGCAAATGATAATTAATCATAGTCCAACCAAAGCCTTTAAAATCTGAGCTggacatgataaaaaaaaaaaaaaaagcttctcacCAGCAAACGTCACATCGACGGCCTCAGGTTTGGTTCTGTCGGGACAAAACACGACAATTACATGTTAGAATGACGGTAAAATGGGAAATTCGGGATGCGTACGGAGCAAACGATTCCTCCCAACATCAACAGAAGAGGAAAAACGACAAGAAAAGGCCACTGAGGAGTTGGTAGTTTGACTCCTTGTGCGTTTTAATGAGTTAAATTTAAGACGTGCTCCAGTCTGGCAGGCGATCAGGGGCTTTTACACTTCAGGCCGCAGATAAAttattatatctatataatatatatctagatatatatattattatatctGGTAACCTAATGAGCCGATTCCATACGATTCTCATATGGCTgagcttgatttgactccaaaaatcgatatttattactttcaaattaatgctagGTCATTCAATCtacaaaatattatatttatgttcaatttattgacaCTAACAcacatttaacgtatcacagaaaccaaaaatgtgcccaaacgtctgattttaggggcgaaggcgcttctaaaatcctgtcggccgttccgcAAATTTGTCTCGCTTGCTCTTCCTTGCTGTGACCAGCGCGCTGTAATGACGCCCCCTAGTGgatgggaggtatatcgatattgaaagccagaatatcggtattaaatcgtttttaaaaacgtcgatattaatctttgtatcgatttttttATGC
It contains:
- the arpc2 gene encoding actin-related protein 2/3 complex subunit 2, which translates into the protein MILLEINNRIIEETLTLKFDGASNGTKPEAVDVTFADFDGVLYHISNPNGDKTKVMVSISLKFYKELQEHGADELLKRVYGNFLVSTEAGYNVSLLYDLEALPANKDEVVHQAGMLKRNCFASVFEKYFKFQEEGKEGEQRAVVHYRDDESMYVESKKDRVTVVFSTVFKDDDDVIIGKVFMQEFKEGRRASHTAPQVLFSHREPPLELKDTDAAVGDNIGYITFVLFPRHTNANARDNTINLIHTFRDYLHYHIKCSKAYIHTRMRAKTSDFLKVLNRARPDAEKKEMKTMSGKTFTR